In a genomic window of Stakelama saccharophila:
- a CDS encoding ABC transporter transmembrane domain-containing protein produces the protein MADTPPTPTPPAPATARPEQRKLSNLLIVWRHTAKYKLQIACALVALTVAAVATLWIPHTFQQVIDHGFATGAGTETIAPYFEEMLLVIIVLALSSSARFYFVSWLGERTVADMRIAVQRNLLRLTPRWFEENRPSEIASRLTADTAVVEVVVGTTLSVALRNLVLAVGGIAYLFTLAPRLALWLIIGIPAVLLPIILLGRRVRQYSRSSQDRIADIGAIAVETLGAMKIVQAFGQERREGERFETAVGEGFATAKRRIGIRAVLTAFVITLVFGAVTLILWDAVHAVASGELSGGSLTAFVFTAVIVTGAFQALSDVLGELLRGSGAAARLSELLAAEPEITAPADPVALPAPVLGAITFDHVTFHYPSRPDLAALHDFSLEVTPGETVAVVGPSGAGKSTLFALIERFYDTSSGEVRVDGVPVHRADPAALRAQIAMVPQETVIFGASARDNLRYGRWEASDAELWRAAEAANAASFLRALPDGLDTFLGEGGARLSGGQRQRIAIARALLRDAPILLLDEATSALDAESERLVQEALEGLMANRTTLVIAHRLATVRAAQRIVVMDEGRIVETGSHADLIRRDGLYARLASLQFSQAA, from the coding sequence ATGGCCGATACGCCCCCGACTCCGACCCCGCCCGCTCCCGCCACCGCCCGACCCGAGCAGCGCAAGCTCAGCAATCTCCTGATCGTCTGGCGCCACACCGCGAAATACAAGCTGCAGATCGCGTGCGCGCTGGTGGCGCTGACGGTCGCCGCCGTCGCGACGCTGTGGATCCCGCATACGTTCCAGCAGGTGATCGACCACGGCTTCGCCACCGGCGCCGGCACCGAGACGATCGCGCCTTATTTCGAGGAGATGCTGCTGGTCATCATCGTGTTGGCCCTGTCCTCTTCCGCGCGATTCTATTTCGTGTCCTGGCTGGGCGAGCGCACCGTCGCCGACATGCGGATCGCGGTGCAGCGCAATCTCCTGCGCCTCACGCCGCGCTGGTTCGAGGAGAACCGCCCCTCGGAAATCGCGTCGCGCCTTACCGCCGACACCGCCGTCGTGGAGGTCGTCGTCGGCACCACCCTGTCGGTGGCGCTCAGGAATCTCGTGCTGGCGGTCGGCGGCATCGCCTATCTGTTCACGCTGGCGCCGCGGCTGGCGCTGTGGCTGATCATCGGCATTCCAGCGGTATTGTTGCCGATCATCCTGCTGGGGCGCCGGGTGCGGCAATATTCGCGCAGCAGCCAGGACCGGATCGCCGATATCGGCGCGATCGCGGTGGAAACGCTGGGGGCGATGAAGATCGTCCAGGCGTTCGGGCAGGAACGGCGCGAAGGCGAACGGTTCGAAACGGCAGTGGGTGAAGGCTTCGCCACGGCCAAACGCCGCATCGGCATCCGCGCGGTGCTGACGGCATTCGTCATCACCCTCGTCTTCGGCGCCGTGACGCTGATCCTGTGGGATGCCGTCCATGCGGTCGCGAGCGGAGAATTGTCGGGCGGATCGCTAACCGCCTTCGTCTTCACCGCGGTGATCGTCACGGGCGCATTCCAGGCGCTCAGCGACGTGCTGGGCGAATTGCTGCGCGGGTCGGGCGCGGCGGCGCGGCTGTCCGAACTGCTCGCGGCGGAGCCGGAGATCACCGCGCCCGCCGACCCCGTCGCGCTGCCGGCCCCGGTTCTCGGCGCGATCACGTTCGATCACGTGACCTTCCATTATCCCAGCCGCCCGGATCTGGCGGCGCTCCATGATTTCTCGCTGGAGGTGACGCCGGGGGAGACGGTGGCGGTGGTCGGCCCTTCGGGCGCCGGCAAGTCGACATTGTTCGCGCTGATCGAGCGCTTCTACGACACTTCCAGCGGCGAGGTGCGGGTCGACGGCGTGCCGGTGCACCGCGCCGATCCGGCGGCGCTGCGCGCCCAGATCGCCATGGTGCCGCAGGAGACGGTGATCTTCGGCGCGTCGGCGCGCGACAATCTGCGCTATGGCCGGTGGGAAGCGAGCGACGCGGAATTGTGGCGGGCGGCAGAGGCTGCAAATGCCGCTTCCTTCCTGCGCGCGCTGCCGGACGGGCTGGACACCTTCCTCGGCGAAGGCGGCGCCCGCCTGTCCGGCGGACAGCGCCAGCGCATCGCCATCGCCCGCGCGCTGTTGCGTGATGCCCCCATCCTCCTCCTCGACGAGGCGACCTCCGCGCTCGATGCCGAAAGCGAACGGCTGGTGCAGGAGGCGCTGGAAGGCCTGATGGCGAACCGCACGACCCTGGTGATCGCGCACCGCCTCGCGACCGTGCGTGCGGCGCAGCGGATCGTGGTGATGGACGAAGGCCGGATCGTCGAGACCGGGTCGCATGCCGACCTGATCCGACGCGACGGGCTCTATGCCCGGCTCGCCAGCCTGCAGTTCAGCCAAGCCGCCTGA
- a CDS encoding ribonuclease R family protein, protein MAKEKTTKQAGLPTRQQILDFIESSDQPAGKREIARAFGLKGQDKIGLKKLLRDMGDEGLIDSAPGRAFHKMGGLPRVTVLRITDVDDSGNVWAQPERWEAEGIPEPRLRVKERSKRGALGVGDRILARTEEAGKGWIAHPMKKLKSSGEQMLGVLHEENGALFLKGVEKKERREFRVSDVGDAEPGDLVLAEKAGRPPRMTARIVQRLGDPFAPRSFSMIAIHKLGIPDTFSDEVLEEARRVARQKLGEREDLRDIPIVAIDPADARDHDDAVWAAPDDDPDNQGGWKAIVAIADVSFYVRPGSALDREARRRGNSVYFPDRVVPMLPETLSAGICSLKEGEDRAAVVCHLRIGKDGTLKAWHFTRAVVRIAANIAYEDAQAAIDAANDRTRSSRAKSRDAEANGQGARVSTSLDTNGGLPRELVDTSLKPLWACWAALNKARSKREPLDLDLPERRIELDEQGRILSVAPRERLDAHKLIEDYMIAANVAAAKALERKKAPVMYRIHETPGREKLVALKDYLDTFDISFTLGQVIKPATFNRVIDRVGDADFRPQVMEQILRTQTQAYYGPANHGHFGLSLGSYAHFTSPIRRYADLIVHRSLVEAFGLGPGGLTSEEAANMEHIGESISQLERRAMEAERDTTDRYVAAYLSEKVGQVMETRITGVLNFGFFATVDGIGGDGLVPARDLGSEYFRYDEAGQKLVGEDSGEEFTLGQRLPLKLVEANPVSGALRFELPDGKGSASTGTFKHKGRPRRVIKHRGRPKNIKHQGRKG, encoded by the coding sequence ATGGCAAAAGAAAAGACAACCAAACAAGCCGGACTGCCGACACGGCAGCAGATACTGGATTTCATCGAAAGTTCCGACCAGCCCGCGGGCAAGCGCGAGATCGCGCGCGCCTTCGGGTTGAAGGGGCAGGACAAGATCGGCCTCAAGAAGCTGCTGCGCGACATGGGCGACGAAGGGCTGATCGACAGCGCACCCGGCCGCGCCTTTCACAAGATGGGCGGGCTTCCCAGGGTAACGGTGCTGCGCATCACGGATGTGGATGACAGCGGCAATGTCTGGGCGCAGCCCGAACGCTGGGAGGCCGAGGGCATCCCCGAGCCCCGCCTGCGGGTGAAGGAGCGCTCGAAACGCGGCGCGCTCGGCGTAGGCGACCGTATCCTCGCGCGCACCGAGGAGGCAGGCAAGGGCTGGATCGCCCATCCGATGAAGAAGCTCAAATCGTCCGGGGAACAGATGCTGGGCGTTCTCCACGAGGAGAATGGCGCATTGTTCCTGAAGGGCGTGGAGAAGAAGGAGCGGCGCGAATTTCGTGTGTCCGATGTCGGCGATGCCGAACCGGGCGACCTGGTACTGGCGGAGAAAGCGGGCAGGCCGCCGCGCATGACCGCGCGTATCGTGCAGCGCCTGGGCGACCCCTTCGCCCCGCGCAGCTTCTCGATGATCGCGATCCACAAGCTGGGTATTCCGGACACCTTCTCCGACGAGGTGCTGGAAGAAGCGCGGCGCGTCGCAAGGCAGAAGCTGGGCGAGCGCGAAGACCTGCGCGACATCCCCATCGTCGCGATCGACCCCGCCGACGCGCGCGACCATGACGACGCCGTCTGGGCCGCGCCCGATGACGATCCCGACAATCAGGGCGGCTGGAAGGCGATCGTCGCCATCGCGGACGTCAGCTTCTACGTCCGCCCCGGCTCCGCGCTCGACCGCGAGGCGCGCCGGCGCGGCAATTCGGTCTATTTCCCCGACCGCGTCGTGCCGATGCTGCCCGAGACGCTGTCGGCCGGTATCTGCTCGCTGAAGGAAGGCGAGGACCGTGCGGCGGTGGTCTGTCACCTGCGGATCGGCAAGGACGGGACGCTGAAGGCGTGGCACTTCACCCGCGCGGTCGTCCGTATCGCCGCGAACATCGCCTATGAGGACGCGCAGGCGGCGATCGACGCCGCCAACGACCGAACCCGTTCGTCTCGAGCGAAGTCGAGAGACGCCGAGGCGAACGGGCAGGGGGCACGTGTTTCGACTTCGCTCGACACGAACGGCGGGTTGCCCCGCGAACTGGTGGACACCTCCCTCAAACCCCTCTGGGCCTGCTGGGCCGCGCTCAACAAGGCGCGCAGCAAGCGCGAGCCGCTCGACCTCGACCTGCCCGAGCGTCGCATCGAACTCGACGAGCAGGGCCGTATCCTGTCGGTCGCCCCGCGCGAGCGGCTCGATGCGCACAAGCTGATCGAAGATTACATGATCGCCGCCAATGTCGCCGCGGCGAAGGCGCTCGAGCGCAAGAAGGCGCCGGTCATGTACCGCATCCACGAGACGCCGGGGCGCGAGAAGCTGGTCGCGCTCAAGGACTATCTCGACACCTTCGACATCAGCTTCACCCTTGGTCAGGTCATCAAGCCCGCCACCTTCAACCGGGTGATCGACCGCGTCGGCGATGCCGATTTTCGCCCGCAGGTGATGGAGCAGATCCTGCGCACGCAGACGCAAGCCTATTACGGCCCCGCCAATCATGGCCATTTCGGGTTGTCATTGGGCAGCTATGCGCACTTCACCTCGCCCATCCGCCGCTATGCCGACCTGATCGTCCACCGCTCTCTCGTCGAGGCGTTCGGCCTCGGCCCTGGCGGGTTGACGAGCGAGGAAGCCGCCAACATGGAACATATCGGCGAATCCATCAGCCAGCTCGAACGCCGTGCGATGGAGGCCGAACGCGACACCACCGACCGCTATGTCGCCGCCTATCTTTCGGAAAAGGTGGGGCAGGTGATGGAGACGCGCATCACCGGCGTGCTCAATTTCGGCTTCTTTGCGACCGTCGACGGGATCGGCGGCGACGGGCTGGTGCCCGCGCGCGATCTCGGAAGCGAATATTTCCGCTATGACGAGGCGGGGCAGAAACTGGTGGGAGAGGATTCGGGCGAGGAATTCACGCTCGGTCAGCGCCTGCCGCTGAAGCTGGTCGAGGCCAACCCGGTGTCCGGGGCGCTGCGCTTCGAACTGCCCGATGGCAAGGGTTCGGCATCTACGGGCACGTTCAAGCACAAGGGAAGGCCCAGGCGCGTTATCAAGCACCGCGGCCGGCCGAAAAACATCAAGCACCAGGGCAGGAAGGGTTAG
- the glpD gene encoding glycerol-3-phosphate dehydrogenase, which produces MTYDLLIIGGGINGCAIAREAALGGLKVLLVEKDDLAGHTSSASTKLIHGGLRYLEYYEFGLVREALRERERLLRAAPHLIEPMTFVLPMQHGGRPRWVIRAGLWLYDLLAGKSSLPRSRSLKAKDSVYIRQLKWPMKGFVYSDAWVDDARLTLHNAIDAAETGAEIAPRTELTAAIRHGDHWQAMLSDGRSVTARGLVNATGPWVAGTLDRIGVRTKNRVRLVKGSHIVVPRLYNGAQAYILQQPDGRIVFAINYLGYYTMVGTTDIPVDSPDDARIERDEVDYLCAAVNDYFSRHVGPDEVTSHWSGVRPLYDDGESDASAVTREYKLECDVDAAPVLSVFGGKITTARALAEDALAKIGPPLGIDPRPMTRNRPFPGGAIPDFDRFLDSVRERWPFLGDSRSLRMARAYGARLTEMLDGIDSEAAMGRHFGSGLTELEARWMQRREWAVTVEDALERRSKLGLLMSDEERAGFADWWMQSTEEAVA; this is translated from the coding sequence GTGACCTACGACCTCCTCATCATCGGCGGCGGGATCAACGGCTGCGCCATCGCGCGCGAAGCGGCGCTGGGTGGGCTCAAGGTGCTGCTGGTCGAAAAGGACGACCTGGCCGGGCATACGTCCTCGGCCTCGACCAAGCTGATCCATGGCGGGCTTCGCTATCTGGAATATTACGAATTCGGCCTGGTGCGCGAGGCGTTGCGGGAACGTGAGCGGCTGCTGCGCGCAGCCCCCCACCTGATCGAGCCCATGACCTTCGTCCTGCCGATGCAGCATGGCGGGCGGCCGCGCTGGGTGATCCGCGCGGGGCTGTGGCTCTACGATCTGCTCGCGGGCAAATCGTCGCTGCCGCGGTCGCGCTCGCTGAAGGCCAAAGACAGCGTCTATATCCGCCAGCTCAAATGGCCGATGAAGGGCTTCGTCTATTCCGATGCCTGGGTCGACGATGCGCGGCTGACGCTGCACAATGCGATCGACGCGGCCGAAACCGGTGCGGAAATCGCGCCCCGCACCGAACTGACCGCCGCCATCCGGCATGGCGACCACTGGCAGGCGATGCTGTCCGACGGACGCAGCGTGACCGCGCGCGGGCTGGTCAACGCCACCGGCCCATGGGTCGCCGGAACGCTGGATCGGATCGGCGTGCGCACGAAAAACCGGGTGCGGCTGGTGAAAGGCAGCCATATCGTCGTGCCGCGCCTGTATAACGGAGCGCAGGCCTATATCCTGCAGCAACCCGACGGACGGATCGTCTTCGCGATCAACTATCTGGGATACTATACCATGGTCGGCACCACCGACATACCGGTCGACAGCCCGGACGACGCGCGGATCGAGCGCGACGAGGTCGACTATCTCTGCGCCGCCGTGAACGACTATTTCAGCCGCCATGTCGGACCGGACGAAGTGACATCGCACTGGTCCGGCGTGCGGCCGCTCTATGACGACGGCGAAAGCGATGCGAGCGCGGTGACGCGCGAATACAAGCTGGAATGCGATGTCGACGCCGCGCCGGTGCTTTCGGTGTTCGGCGGCAAGATCACGACGGCGCGCGCATTGGCGGAGGATGCGCTGGCGAAGATCGGCCCGCCGCTCGGCATCGATCCGCGCCCGATGACGCGCAACCGCCCCTTCCCCGGCGGCGCCATTCCCGATTTCGATCGCTTTCTCGATTCGGTGCGCGAGCGCTGGCCGTTCCTGGGCGATTCCCGCTCGCTGCGCATGGCGCGGGCCTATGGCGCCCGGCTGACCGAGATGCTCGACGGGATCGACAGCGAGGCGGCGATGGGCCGGCACTTCGGTTCCGGTCTGACGGAACTGGAAGCGCGCTGGATGCAGCGGCGCGAATGGGCGGTGACGGTCGAGGACGCGCTAGAACGGCGCAGTAAACTGGGACTGCTGATGAGCGACGAAGAGCGCGCCGGTTTCGCCGACTGGTGGATGCAGTCGACGGAAGAAGCGGTCGCCTGA
- the proS gene encoding proline--tRNA ligase: MPKHALPVTREDDFAQWYQHVITEADLAEESGVRGCMVIRPWGYGIWERIQRLLDDRIKETGHENCYFPLFIPLSNFEKEAEHVDGFAKEMAVVTHHRLVMKDGRLIPDPEAKLEEPLIVRPTSETVIGNAFSRWIQSWRDLPVMINQWANVVRWEMRTRMFLRTSEFLWQEGHTAHSTEEEARLETLRMLEVYRSFAEECVAMPVIAGEKPENERFPGADATWSIEAMMQDGKALQAGTSHFLGQTFAKAQNIRYQNSEGEFDHAWTTSWGMSTRMIGGLIMVHGDDDGLRVPPRIAPHQIVIVPLLRGGPEDEQIKRYCNELWYELRKQYAFGEPLRVWLDTKETRPVTKRWGWVKKGAPVILEVGGRDVAGGNVSVIRRDRLHREDGKLDSTVMAKGEFLDAAKAILESAQKRALLGARERMEASISRSITDFDKLVDYFRSGGKHPGWAEVQWARPTGAELDKVVERLKAHKLTFRNVPNDARDADGTCIFTGEPAVERILVARAY, translated from the coding sequence ATGCCCAAGCACGCCCTGCCCGTCACCCGCGAAGACGATTTCGCCCAATGGTATCAGCACGTCATCACCGAAGCCGATCTGGCCGAGGAATCGGGCGTGCGCGGGTGCATGGTCATTCGGCCCTGGGGCTATGGCATCTGGGAACGCATCCAGCGTCTGCTCGACGACCGGATCAAGGAAACGGGGCACGAGAACTGCTATTTTCCGCTCTTCATTCCGCTGTCGAACTTCGAGAAGGAGGCCGAGCATGTCGACGGCTTCGCCAAGGAGATGGCGGTCGTCACCCATCACCGGCTGGTGATGAAGGACGGCAGGCTGATTCCCGATCCCGAGGCGAAGCTGGAAGAGCCGCTGATCGTGCGCCCGACCTCGGAAACGGTGATCGGCAACGCATTTTCGCGCTGGATTCAGAGCTGGCGCGACCTGCCGGTGATGATCAACCAGTGGGCCAATGTCGTGCGCTGGGAAATGCGTACCCGCATGTTCCTGCGCACCTCGGAATTTCTCTGGCAGGAAGGCCATACGGCGCATTCGACCGAGGAGGAGGCGCGACTGGAGACGCTGCGCATGCTCGAGGTCTATCGCAGCTTTGCCGAGGAATGCGTCGCCATGCCCGTGATCGCGGGCGAGAAGCCGGAGAATGAGCGCTTCCCCGGCGCCGATGCGACCTGGTCGATCGAGGCGATGATGCAGGACGGCAAGGCGCTGCAGGCCGGCACCTCGCACTTTCTGGGGCAGACCTTCGCCAAGGCGCAGAACATCCGCTATCAGAATTCCGAAGGCGAGTTCGACCATGCCTGGACGACGAGCTGGGGCATGTCGACACGCATGATCGGCGGGCTGATCATGGTTCACGGCGATGACGACGGCCTGCGCGTGCCGCCGCGCATTGCACCGCACCAGATCGTCATCGTGCCGCTGTTGCGCGGCGGGCCCGAGGATGAGCAGATCAAGCGGTACTGCAACGAATTGTGGTACGAGCTGCGCAAGCAATACGCCTTTGGCGAACCGCTGCGCGTCTGGCTGGACACCAAGGAGACCAGGCCCGTCACCAAGCGCTGGGGATGGGTGAAGAAAGGCGCGCCCGTGATCCTGGAAGTCGGCGGCCGCGACGTCGCCGGCGGCAACGTCTCGGTCATCCGCCGCGACCGGCTCCACCGCGAGGACGGCAAGCTCGACAGCACCGTGATGGCCAAGGGCGAATTCCTCGACGCGGCCAAGGCGATCCTGGAAAGCGCGCAGAAACGGGCGTTGCTGGGCGCGCGCGAGCGGATGGAGGCGAGCATCAGCCGTTCCATCACCGATTTCGACAAGCTGGTCGATTATTTCCGCAGCGGCGGCAAGCATCCCGGCTGGGCCGAGGTGCAGTGGGCGCGCCCGACGGGCGCCGAGCTGGACAAGGTCGTCGAGCGGCTGAAGGCGCACAAGCTGACCTTTCGCAACGTGCCCAACGATGCGCGCGATGCGGACGGCACCTGTATCTTTACCGGCGAACCGGCGGTCGAGCGCATTCTGGTGGCGCGCGCTTATTGA
- a CDS encoding DMT family transporter: protein MGSDEPERDRTLTGLGLRLFAILCLASMAALIKLSEARGAKLGEIMFFRQLCAIPLVLGFVAATAGLNALRTSRIGAHGARTVVGLMGMVCNFGSLTLLPLAEATTLQFTAPIFATILGALLLREPTGRHRWGAVIAGFIGVLIVAQPGGGDIPLFGAVVGLGAAFFVALIAILLRQIGRTEGAGTTVFWFSALSVPPLGAVYAFQAQPHDAATWAMLAGIGIIGGMGQLSLTAALRFAPVSAVVPMDYSSLIWATMYGFLLFGVLPTTATLIGAPIIIASGLYIVWREHRLARLRAGA from the coding sequence ATGGGAAGCGACGAACCGGAGCGGGACCGGACGCTGACGGGCCTGGGCCTGCGGTTGTTCGCGATTCTGTGCCTTGCATCAATGGCGGCGCTGATCAAGCTCAGTGAAGCGCGCGGCGCGAAACTGGGCGAGATCATGTTCTTTCGCCAGCTCTGCGCCATCCCGCTGGTGCTGGGTTTCGTCGCGGCGACCGCGGGGCTGAACGCGCTCAGGACCAGCCGAATCGGCGCGCACGGCGCGCGCACCGTGGTCGGGCTGATGGGCATGGTGTGCAATTTCGGTTCGCTTACGCTGTTGCCGCTGGCCGAGGCCACGACGCTGCAATTCACCGCGCCGATCTTCGCCACGATCCTGGGCGCCCTCCTGTTGCGCGAGCCGACGGGGCGGCACCGCTGGGGCGCGGTGATTGCGGGATTCATCGGCGTGCTGATCGTCGCGCAGCCGGGCGGCGGCGACATTCCGCTGTTCGGCGCGGTGGTCGGCCTTGGCGCCGCCTTCTTCGTTGCGCTGATCGCCATCCTGCTGCGCCAGATCGGCAGAACCGAGGGCGCGGGCACGACCGTGTTCTGGTTCTCCGCCCTGTCGGTGCCGCCGCTGGGCGCGGTCTATGCCTTCCAGGCGCAGCCGCACGACGCCGCCACCTGGGCGATGCTGGCCGGCATCGGTATCATCGGCGGCATGGGGCAGTTGAGCCTGACCGCCGCATTGCGATTCGCGCCGGTATCGGCTGTCGTGCCGATGGATTATTCCAGCCTGATCTGGGCGACGATGTACGGTTTTCTGCTGTTCGGGGTCCTGCCTACCACCGCCACGCTGATCGGCGCACCGATCATCATCGCGAGCGGGCTCTATATCGTCTGGCGCGAACACCGGCTGGCCCGGCTGCGCGCCGGCGCCTAG
- a CDS encoding DUF938 domain-containing protein: MKDRGRTNDAGPGGCAGTPDPTPWIAAADSGATRKHAPATLRNRDAIAGLLATCLPEKGTVLEIASGSGEHCACFAARFPRLHWQPSDPEPSARASIASWCADRANVAQPLAIDAAAEDWPIARADAILCINMVHISPWEATLGLMRHAGRLLPPGAPLVLYGPYFRDEVETALSNIAFDQSLRERDPRWGLRRLEDVEIAAGEHGFLPERVVDMPANNIGVIFRR, translated from the coding sequence ATGAAAGATCGCGGCAGAACCAATGACGCCGGCCCCGGGGGCTGTGCGGGCACGCCCGATCCCACACCCTGGATCGCGGCCGCGGATAGCGGCGCCACCCGCAAGCACGCGCCCGCCACGCTCAGGAACCGCGACGCCATCGCCGGCCTGCTCGCCACCTGCCTGCCGGAGAAGGGCACGGTGCTGGAGATTGCGAGCGGAAGCGGCGAACATTGCGCCTGTTTCGCCGCGCGCTTTCCCCGGCTCCACTGGCAGCCGAGCGATCCCGAACCGTCCGCCCGCGCCTCGATCGCGTCGTGGTGCGCGGATCGCGCGAATGTCGCGCAGCCGCTTGCGATCGATGCCGCCGCCGAAGACTGGCCGATCGCGCGCGCCGATGCGATCCTGTGCATCAACATGGTGCATATCAGCCCGTGGGAGGCGACGCTGGGCCTGATGCGCCATGCCGGCCGCCTGCTGCCCCCGGGCGCGCCGCTTGTCCTTTACGGCCCCTATTTCCGCGACGAGGTGGAAACCGCTTTGTCCAACATCGCCTTCGACCAGAGCCTGCGCGAGCGCGATCCCCGCTGGGGCCTGCGCCGCCTGGAAGATGTCGAGATCGCGGCCGGCGAACACGGCTTCCTGCCCGAACGGGTGGTCGACATGCCGGCGAACAATATCGGCGTGATCTTCCGGCGCTAG
- a CDS encoding formate/nitrite transporter family protein, whose amino-acid sequence MSNREHEEREAAQSHEAEENAADLSHEEEVDVEERRAPPARIVHEVIRRQGIEELERPDMSLLWSAIIAGVSLSMSVLAKAVLDLRLPESAAKPVLVDLGYTVGFVIVIMGRLQLFTESTITAILPLVTTPSWHSLGRTARLWLIVFLANMAGTFAFALFSDIGGFGSAELKQAIIAVSEPLRGRDAGNILLAGIPSGFLIATIVWVMPSSAGQRIWVIMLITWVIALGHLSHVVAGAAEAWVLWLAGAESLGWVIFHFILPALAGNIIGGTALFAFLAHAQVKREIHE is encoded by the coding sequence ATGAGCAACCGCGAGCACGAGGAGCGCGAGGCGGCGCAGTCGCACGAAGCGGAAGAAAATGCGGCCGACCTCAGCCATGAGGAGGAGGTCGACGTCGAGGAACGGCGCGCGCCGCCGGCCAGGATCGTTCACGAGGTCATCCGCCGCCAGGGGATCGAGGAACTCGAACGCCCCGACATGTCGCTTCTGTGGTCGGCGATCATCGCCGGCGTCTCCCTCAGCATGTCGGTGCTTGCCAAGGCGGTGCTGGACCTGCGCCTTCCCGAAAGCGCGGCCAAGCCGGTCCTGGTGGACCTTGGCTATACCGTCGGGTTCGTCATCGTCATCATGGGTCGGCTGCAACTTTTCACCGAAAGCACCATCACCGCGATCCTCCCGCTGGTCACGACGCCGAGCTGGCACAGCCTCGGGCGTACGGCGCGGCTGTGGCTGATCGTCTTCCTCGCGAACATGGCCGGCACGTTCGCCTTCGCCCTTTTCTCCGATATCGGCGGATTCGGCTCGGCCGAGCTGAAGCAGGCCATCATCGCCGTCAGCGAGCCCCTGCGCGGCCGCGACGCCGGGAATATACTGCTCGCCGGAATTCCCAGCGGGTTTCTGATCGCCACGATCGTCTGGGTCATGCCCAGCTCGGCCGGGCAGCGGATCTGGGTCATCATGCTCATTACCTGGGTCATTGCGCTGGGCCATCTGTCGCATGTCGTCGCCGGCGCGGCGGAGGCATGGGTGCTGTGGCTTGCCGGTGCGGAATCGCTAGGCTGGGTGATCTTCCATTTCATTCTGCCCGCGCTTGCCGGCAACATCATCGGCGGCACCGCCCTGTTCGCCTTCCTCGCCCATGCCCAGGTCAAGCGCGAAATCCACGAATGA